From a region of the Methanoculleus receptaculi genome:
- a CDS encoding permease produces the protein MIGINDLVDVVQTFLVITAELVLLFIGISFVVGLIQEYVPEEKIKRALTSRYPVLGTAMGAVFGALTPFCSCSTIPVLVGLLKAKVPFGASMAFLFASPLLNPIIIFLALAFVGPFPTLVYGVIAFIIAVLSGLTLERRGYLRFVKAVGTEKSSDEGTAAAGCCSCACGTAGVAPPTHSTRMRSAFGFAFTLFRQVLPYLVLGAAIGAFIYGFVPEDLIVSLAGPENPLAIPVAAIIGIPMYIRAETIIPISAVLAAKGMGVGAVMALIIGGAGASIPEVTLLASIFERRLVAAFVATVLGVAILTGIVLQAFQLGGVIA, from the coding sequence ATGATAGGCATCAACGATCTTGTCGACGTGGTCCAGACGTTCCTGGTCATCACCGCCGAACTTGTCCTGCTCTTTATCGGGATCAGTTTTGTCGTCGGACTCATCCAGGAATACGTCCCGGAAGAGAAGATCAAACGCGCGCTCACCAGCAGGTACCCGGTGCTCGGAACCGCCATGGGAGCCGTCTTTGGTGCCCTCACGCCGTTCTGCTCCTGCTCGACGATTCCGGTGCTGGTAGGGCTGCTGAAGGCGAAAGTTCCCTTCGGGGCAAGTATGGCATTCCTCTTCGCGTCGCCGCTCTTAAACCCGATCATCATCTTCCTGGCCCTCGCATTCGTCGGCCCGTTTCCGACGCTGGTTTACGGCGTCATTGCATTCATTATCGCCGTCCTTTCCGGTCTTACGCTCGAACGCCGCGGGTACCTGCGATTCGTGAAAGCGGTTGGAACAGAGAAGAGTAGTGATGAGGGGACAGCGGCAGCCGGATGTTGTTCCTGCGCGTGCGGGACCGCCGGCGTAGCGCCGCCCACCCATAGTACGCGCATGCGTTCGGCGTTCGGGTTTGCGTTCACGCTTTTCCGCCAGGTACTGCCGTACCTCGTCCTCGGTGCCGCCATAGGGGCCTTCATCTACGGTTTTGTCCCGGAAGACCTGATCGTCTCCCTCGCGGGACCGGAGAACCCGCTCGCTATCCCGGTCGCAGCGATCATCGGCATCCCCATGTATATCCGGGCAGAGACGATCATCCCCATCAGTGCCGTACTTGCTGCCAAGGGGATGGGGGTCGGTGCGGTCATGGCGCTCATCATCGGCGGGGCGGGCGCGAGCATTCCGGAAGTGACCCTTCTTGCTTCGATATTTGAGCGCAGGCTTGTCGCAGCATTCGTCGCCACGGTGCTGGGGGTCGCGATCCTCACCGGCATCGTCCTGCAGGCGTTCCAGCTCGGGGGCGTGATCGCATGA
- a CDS encoding DUF2106 family protein yields the protein MTPNRSIITRISATTSRVENLTALYALLAIVVVILGLVTLPFIAYQDDQLYPKTLDPASTLDPYDRGGVPFGTTPVKAQYPENSPYVGYVTAYLTPFSQWLADITHHMGTTIVAHPGGILDEILYNTRGLDTVVETSILFVAFGIASYLFRRDG from the coding sequence ATGACGCCAAACCGGTCGATCATCACCCGGATATCCGCGACGACTTCAAGGGTCGAGAACCTCACCGCGCTGTATGCGCTCCTTGCAATCGTTGTCGTCATACTCGGCCTCGTCACCCTGCCGTTCATCGCCTACCAGGACGACCAGCTCTACCCCAAAACCCTCGACCCCGCAAGCACCCTCGATCCCTACGACCGGGGCGGCGTGCCCTTCGGGACGACCCCCGTGAAGGCGCAGTACCCTGAGAACTCGCCCTACGTCGGTTACGTGACCGCTTACCTGACACCGTTCAGCCAGTGGCTCGCCGATATCACCCACCATATGGGGACGACGATCGTCGCTCACCCGGGCGGCATCCTCGACGAGATTCTCTACAACACCCGGGGGCTGGATACCGTCGTTGAGACGAGCATCCTCTTCGTAGCGTTCGGGATTGCAAGTTACCTCTTCAGGAGGGATGGTTGA
- a CDS encoding DUF2107 family protein has protein sequence MTPEFVLGCIILIVGVIAAGFPRPMTYLGRLISLEIPAFGLLLIMLAYDEMLALLTFIGVTAISTFVLVRVIERKEAVE, from the coding sequence ATGACGCCTGAGTTCGTCCTCGGTTGCATCATCCTCATCGTCGGGGTGATCGCTGCCGGGTTCCCGCGCCCGATGACCTACCTCGGGAGGCTGATCAGCCTCGAGATCCCCGCGTTCGGCCTCCTCCTGATCATGCTCGCCTATGACGAGATGCTCGCCCTACTGACGTTCATCGGGGTTACGGCGATCTCGACCTTCGTCCTCGTCCGGGTTATCGAGCGCAAGGAGGCCGTAGAATGA
- a CDS encoding formylmethanofuran dehydrogenase subunit A: protein MTELLVKNAHVIDPLSGINGETMDIAILDGKIVEEVSAAADVIDARGMLTMPGGIDSHTHICGTKVNFGRYMSPEDMRAGRTPRRGPMHATSGYSVPTTYGNSYRYSVMGYTTLLEGAMAPLEARHTHEEFTYTPLQDTMANTLFDGNWSIMEAIRDGDVKRVAAIIAWMLTAVKGFAVKLTNPGGTEAWQWGKNVSCIRDPVPYFEVTPAEIIRSVIEANELLHLPHSVHLHCNNLGTPGNYTCTLGSMGLVPDLNPKRQTLYATHVQFHAYGGSGWKDFSSKSEPIANLVNMRPQIVMDMGQVMFGRTTTMTADGPMEFNLYRLHHEKWSNHDVELETGSGIIPVIYRRKNLVNSIMWAIGLELALLTKSPWQCLLTTDNPNGAPFVKYPEIIALLMSRRYRDAEFAKVHPDTGSRVPLPAIDREMDWYEIAVMTRAGQARALGIQDLGKGHLAPGADADVAIYPMRIDEVDPSTEFQKVIDGFSRTEYTIKRGRVVARRGECVVHGSNATIWVRPKVSENYDMGKDADFVEKFDRYYTVRMSNYPVQESYLSRSRCIETETEL, encoded by the coding sequence ATGACCGAACTCCTGGTTAAGAACGCCCATGTGATCGATCCTCTCAGCGGGATCAACGGCGAGACGATGGATATCGCCATCCTTGATGGGAAGATCGTCGAGGAGGTGAGCGCTGCCGCGGATGTGATCGATGCCCGTGGCATGCTCACGATGCCCGGTGGGATCGACTCACACACCCATATCTGCGGGACGAAGGTGAACTTCGGGCGCTACATGAGCCCGGAGGATATGCGGGCGGGGAGGACGCCCCGCCGCGGGCCGATGCACGCCACCTCCGGCTACAGCGTCCCGACGACCTATGGCAACAGTTACCGCTACAGCGTGATGGGCTACACCACACTGCTTGAGGGGGCGATGGCGCCGCTTGAGGCCCGGCACACCCACGAGGAGTTCACCTACACCCCTCTCCAGGACACCATGGCAAACACCCTCTTTGATGGGAACTGGTCGATCATGGAGGCGATCCGCGATGGAGACGTGAAAAGGGTCGCTGCAATCATAGCCTGGATGCTCACAGCGGTGAAGGGGTTTGCCGTCAAGCTCACAAACCCTGGCGGTACCGAGGCCTGGCAGTGGGGCAAGAACGTATCATGCATCCGCGACCCTGTGCCCTACTTTGAGGTGACGCCGGCAGAGATCATCCGCTCGGTGATCGAGGCAAACGAACTCCTCCACCTGCCTCACTCAGTTCACCTCCACTGCAACAACCTGGGCACTCCGGGTAACTACACCTGCACCCTGGGGTCGATGGGTCTTGTCCCTGACCTGAACCCGAAACGCCAGACACTGTATGCAACTCACGTCCAGTTCCACGCCTACGGCGGTTCTGGATGGAAGGACTTCTCTTCAAAGAGCGAGCCGATCGCAAACCTCGTCAACATGCGGCCGCAGATAGTCATGGATATGGGGCAGGTGATGTTTGGCCGGACAACGACGATGACCGCGGATGGGCCGATGGAGTTTAACCTCTACCGCCTCCACCACGAGAAGTGGAGCAACCACGATGTGGAGCTCGAGACGGGTTCGGGGATCATACCGGTCATCTACCGGCGCAAGAACCTGGTCAACTCGATCATGTGGGCGATCGGTCTTGAACTTGCGCTACTCACAAAGAGCCCCTGGCAGTGTCTGCTCACGACGGATAACCCTAACGGTGCGCCGTTTGTCAAATACCCCGAGATCATTGCCCTCCTTATGAGCAGGAGGTACCGTGACGCCGAGTTTGCGAAGGTCCATCCCGATACCGGGTCGAGGGTGCCTCTCCCGGCGATCGACCGGGAGATGGACTGGTACGAGATCGCGGTGATGACACGGGCTGGCCAGGCGCGGGCGCTCGGGATCCAGGATCTCGGGAAAGGCCATCTGGCTCCCGGTGCGGATGCGGATGTTGCGATCTACCCCATGCGGATCGATGAGGTCGACCCCTCGACCGAGTTCCAGAAGGTGATCGACGGGTTTTCCCGGACGGAATACACGATCAAGCGGGGCAGGGTTGTCGCCCGCCGGGGCGAGTGCGTGGTTCACGGAAGCAACGCCACCATCTGGGTCAGGCCGAAGGTCTCTGAGAACTATGATATGGGGAAGGACGCTGATTTCGTCGAGAAGTTCGACCGCTACTACACCGTCCGGATGAGCAACTACCCGGTTCAGGAGAGTTACCTGAGCAGGAGCCGATGCATCGAGACGGAGACGGAACTATGA
- a CDS encoding DUF2108 domain-containing protein — MDDLLVLLFAAVALIGAVSAHLQRDRFDKLIAVGITFGGIAPFIAARGYLDVLIAVSLIVPVTTIIILLICGRDAHDA, encoded by the coding sequence ATGGATGACCTCCTCGTCCTTCTCTTCGCGGCCGTGGCGCTCATCGGGGCGGTGAGCGCCCACCTCCAGCGGGATCGCTTCGACAAGCTGATCGCTGTCGGGATCACCTTCGGCGGCATCGCACCATTCATCGCCGCCCGCGGCTACCTGGACGTCCTCATCGCCGTCAGCCTGATTGTTCCCGTCACCACGATCATCATACTGCTGATCTGCGGGAGGGATGCCCATGACGCCTGA
- a CDS encoding NADH-quinone oxidoreductase subunit B family protein: MSILQSIKNAVRSRSIHVSYVDVGSCNGCDIEVLACLAPRYDIEQYGIYVHNNPREADILLVIGSVTPQWVDKLRDIWDKIPEPKVAVAIGNCPISGCVYARKGSLTTPPVKNYIPIAAEVPGCPPRPTEILSAILSVAPLIFKDYEEKQS, translated from the coding sequence ATGAGCATACTCCAGAGCATAAAAAACGCCGTTCGGTCGAGGTCGATCCACGTCAGTTACGTCGATGTCGGCTCATGCAACGGCTGCGACATCGAGGTGCTTGCCTGTCTTGCTCCCCGCTATGATATCGAGCAGTACGGGATCTACGTCCACAACAACCCCCGTGAGGCTGATATCCTCCTGGTGATAGGCTCCGTAACGCCTCAGTGGGTGGACAAACTCCGCGACATCTGGGATAAGATCCCGGAGCCGAAAGTGGCCGTCGCTATCGGGAACTGCCCGATATCGGGGTGTGTCTATGCCCGGAAGGGTTCTTTGACTACTCCACCGGTCAAGAACTATATACCCATAGCCGCAGAGGTTCCGGGCTGCCCTCCACGACCAACGGAGATCCTCTCTGCCATTCTCTCGGTTGCACCGCTGATATTCAAGGATTACGAGGAAAAACAGTCATGA
- a CDS encoding molybdopterin dinucleotide binding domain-containing protein has product MKFLMNTGRTVNQGVTVENKGSAEYAREASTCFMHEFDMLELGVDDGDPILVRGPAGEVVMRAEASVEVEIGTVFVPYGPYANHILAADTRSTGMPDFKSHEVEIEPTDEEPKSVYGLMEDLGGLAYDR; this is encoded by the coding sequence ATGAAGTTCCTTATGAACACCGGGCGGACGGTCAACCAGGGTGTGACCGTCGAGAACAAGGGTTCGGCAGAGTACGCCCGGGAGGCCTCGACCTGTTTCATGCACGAGTTTGATATGCTCGAACTCGGGGTCGATGACGGCGATCCGATCCTTGTGCGTGGCCCGGCCGGCGAGGTCGTGATGCGTGCGGAAGCGTCGGTCGAGGTTGAGATAGGGACGGTCTTTGTCCCGTACGGGCCCTATGCAAACCACATCCTGGCCGCTGATACCCGTTCCACCGGGATGCCGGACTTCAAGTCTCACGAGGTTGAGATCGAACCGACCGACGAAGAGCCGAAATCGGTTTACGGACTGATGGAAGACCTTGGAGGGCTGGCATATGATCGTTAA
- a CDS encoding DUF1959 family protein yields MKFLYEKDLRPLKYNILTSTKHDAAVRAIARRLGVSDAKLRRLLIQRLDMSLLENIETRWEMGLRYADEGDPLAKELGCELFTRYIPLLDMERMKEIYEETRALARDMPIEEAIARGRERIREAVIS; encoded by the coding sequence GTGAAGTTCCTCTATGAGAAAGACCTCCGGCCTCTGAAGTACAACATACTGACGAGCACAAAACACGATGCGGCCGTCAGAGCGATTGCGCGCCGGCTCGGCGTGAGTGATGCAAAACTGCGCAGGCTGCTGATCCAGCGTCTCGATATGTCGCTGCTGGAGAACATAGAGACCCGCTGGGAGATGGGGCTGCGGTATGCCGATGAGGGCGACCCGCTGGCAAAGGAGCTCGGGTGCGAACTCTTCACACGGTATATACCGCTTCTGGACATGGAGAGGATGAAAGAGATCTACGAAGAGACCAGAGCGCTGGCCCGGGATATGCCCATTGAGGAGGCAATCGCGAGAGGCAGGGAGCGGATCAGGGAGGCGGTCATATCATGA
- a CDS encoding ArsR/SmtB family transcription factor, protein MTVRSHRREADNLHSYVTIFKALSDETRLRIFLLLGEGELCVCQIQVALAMPQTKISRHLTVLRHAGLVTARRDGLWMYYSRAESESPLLRVLTECLTSRLEADPDLMRSVVSDQRYASLSPEEIARMAKET, encoded by the coding sequence ATGACCGTCCGGTCGCATCGCCGGGAGGCTGACAATCTTCACTCCTATGTCACGATCTTTAAGGCTCTCTCGGATGAGACCCGGCTCAGAATCTTCCTTCTGCTCGGGGAAGGCGAGCTCTGCGTCTGCCAGATACAGGTGGCCCTCGCGATGCCCCAGACGAAGATCTCGCGTCACCTCACAGTTCTCCGCCATGCAGGCCTGGTGACCGCTCGTCGCGATGGGCTGTGGATGTACTACTCGCGTGCGGAATCGGAGTCCCCTTTGCTCCGGGTGCTTACGGAATGCCTCACCAGCCGGCTGGAGGCCGATCCGGACCTTATGAGATCGGTGGTGTCCGATCAGAGGTATGCCTCTCTATCCCCGGAGGAGATCGCACGGATGGCAAAGGAGACGTAG
- a CDS encoding putative zinc-binding protein codes for MAVTVIACSGISNTGKLTAQTGAMLLHCSCGAVEACIAATRPTAALETVIRHADRVLVLDGCADCCGKKKLRALGIEPHLHIVATDCGIAKNGMAEPRFDEIKRLSAAVLEAIRR; via the coding sequence TTGGCGGTCACTGTCATCGCCTGTTCGGGGATCTCGAACACCGGGAAGCTGACCGCCCAGACGGGGGCGATGCTCCTCCACTGCTCCTGTGGAGCGGTCGAGGCCTGCATCGCGGCCACCCGGCCGACGGCGGCGCTGGAGACTGTGATCCGGCACGCGGATCGCGTCCTGGTGCTGGACGGGTGCGCCGACTGCTGCGGGAAGAAGAAACTCAGGGCGCTCGGCATCGAGCCGCACCTGCATATCGTTGCGACCGACTGCGGCATCGCAAAGAACGGGATGGCCGAACCGCGGTTCGACGAGATCAAGCGCCTTTCGGCCGCCGTGCTTGAGGCGATCCGGCGGTGA
- a CDS encoding hydrogenase large subunit — MKKTVDVSIPLGPMHPCWKEPVRLKCETAGERVLHTEVELGYMKKGIERIMRGRPWQEVMFLAERVCGICSVVHNMVFIETMEEISDIAVPPRAAYLRVVANELDRIASHLIANFSYCYTIEHETLAMYLLNTRERVLDNLERITGSRINTAYMIPGGVRFDLLPEDAAVMLADLAKVEDELKRYVRIFETGPLIGLRSKGIGFMSREDAIRAHTVGPTARASGVEDCDLRLRHPTYQALDFKQITRTEGDNFARVMVRFQEVFQSIDLIRKCVDTLPDGPIRGGGLCRAGEASYAGEAPRGELTYTIKTDEYGRVVDIAIRTPSIMNIEACAHYMVVDATSIADVTSTFISSDPCIACNER; from the coding sequence ATGAAGAAGACCGTCGACGTCTCCATCCCGCTCGGGCCGATGCACCCCTGCTGGAAAGAGCCCGTCCGCCTCAAGTGCGAGACGGCGGGCGAGCGGGTGCTCCATACCGAGGTCGAGCTCGGCTACATGAAGAAGGGGATTGAGCGGATCATGCGCGGCCGTCCCTGGCAGGAGGTTATGTTCCTTGCCGAACGGGTCTGCGGCATCTGCTCGGTCGTTCACAACATGGTCTTCATCGAGACGATGGAGGAGATCAGCGATATAGCGGTTCCGCCGCGGGCGGCCTACCTGCGGGTTGTAGCGAACGAACTCGACCGGATCGCCAGTCACCTCATTGCGAACTTCTCCTACTGCTACACGATCGAGCACGAGACGCTTGCGATGTACCTCTTAAACACCCGGGAGAGGGTGCTCGACAACCTGGAGCGGATCACCGGTTCGAGGATCAACACCGCCTACATGATCCCTGGCGGCGTCCGGTTCGACCTCCTCCCGGAGGACGCCGCGGTGATGCTCGCCGATCTCGCAAAGGTCGAGGATGAGTTGAAGCGCTACGTCCGGATCTTTGAGACCGGGCCCCTGATAGGGCTCAGGAGCAAAGGGATCGGGTTCATGAGCCGCGAGGATGCGATCCGCGCCCACACAGTCGGCCCAACGGCACGTGCAAGCGGCGTCGAGGACTGCGACCTGCGCCTCCGCCACCCGACCTACCAGGCGCTGGACTTCAAGCAGATAACCCGGACCGAGGGCGACAACTTCGCCCGGGTCATGGTCCGGTTCCAGGAGGTCTTCCAGAGCATCGACCTGATCCGTAAATGCGTAGATACTCTGCCCGACGGCCCCATCCGGGGAGGCGGCCTCTGCAGGGCAGGCGAGGCCTCGTATGCTGGTGAGGCCCCCCGGGGCGAGCTGACCTACACTATCAAGACCGACGAATACGGCAGGGTGGTCGATATCGCGATCCGGACGCCGTCGATCATGAACATCGAGGCTTGCGCCCACTACATGGTGGTGGACGCCACGTCAATCGCCGACGTTACCTCGACGTTCATCAGCAGCGATCCCTGTATCGCCTGCAACGAAAGGTGA
- a CDS encoding respiratory chain complex I subunit 1 family protein — MIEYLLFATFIGLLFHGIHRKVIARIQGRPGPPIWQEILHTLKFSFKETWIPKTASQTLFVGIVFVAIAIWSGALFILLTGGSILILFGIYLLHKIVEHGMGLSTGSPYTKFGAIRSVISAASELPLLVTVVAIYFFTRSLAIADITAYQEVHGPLLGIAFPAAVAMYLVILSKMHYGPFSIIEAKEIVSGNMTEHFGVWRAGLEVAYALKTYVLLYAFVLIFIGSLPLALTLLLMLLVLVSLSFVCAITPMLSPYDTVTVQSLVTGALVIYILILGVIVG, encoded by the coding sequence ATGATCGAATACCTGCTCTTTGCCACCTTCATCGGCCTGCTCTTCCACGGCATCCACCGGAAAGTCATCGCGAGGATCCAGGGACGCCCCGGACCGCCGATCTGGCAGGAGATCCTGCATACCCTGAAGTTCTCCTTCAAGGAGACCTGGATTCCAAAGACAGCCAGTCAGACGCTCTTTGTGGGGATCGTCTTTGTTGCGATCGCCATCTGGAGCGGGGCCCTCTTCATCCTCCTCACGGGAGGCAGCATCCTGATCCTCTTCGGGATCTATCTGCTGCACAAGATCGTGGAGCACGGGATGGGGCTCTCGACGGGCTCGCCGTACACGAAGTTCGGGGCTATACGGTCGGTCATCTCGGCAGCGTCGGAGCTGCCGCTCCTGGTCACCGTCGTCGCGATCTACTTCTTCACCCGCTCGCTCGCGATCGCGGATATCACGGCCTACCAGGAGGTGCACGGCCCGCTCCTCGGCATCGCGTTCCCGGCGGCCGTGGCGATGTATCTCGTGATCCTCTCCAAGATGCACTACGGCCCGTTCTCGATCATCGAGGCAAAAGAGATCGTGAGCGGGAACATGACCGAACACTTCGGAGTCTGGCGCGCCGGGCTCGAGGTGGCGTACGCCCTCAAGACCTACGTCCTCCTCTACGCGTTCGTCCTCATCTTCATCGGATCGCTGCCGCTTGCCCTGACGCTGCTCCTGATGCTCCTCGTCCTGGTATCGCTCTCGTTCGTCTGTGCCATCACCCCCATGCTTTCGCCCTACGACACCGTGACGGTGCAGAGCCTGGTGACGGGCGCGCTCGTCATCTACATCCTCATCCTCGGGGTGATCGTGGGATGA
- a CDS encoding EhaG family protein: MEIAYPVGLVVVAAAIIIGFTALVREKDDLHRILLTDLAEILALVLIALVATDLAEALILPGLVVGISELMAISEVYITKEGLRAPAGPAFRIEVMDSAPGILALILVAYGIVLSGFTGGVIAAVGVVFYFMCRGHAERFELIETVSGYAWAFWIGAFFIFMFLPGYWFFAVMIAGGAILIKVMAKMSLVGTMRGGGPDV, from the coding sequence ATGGAGATTGCCTACCCGGTCGGTCTGGTCGTCGTCGCGGCTGCGATCATCATCGGGTTTACCGCCCTCGTCCGGGAGAAGGACGATCTGCACCGGATCCTCCTCACCGATCTCGCGGAGATCCTCGCCCTCGTCCTGATCGCGCTCGTCGCCACCGACCTTGCCGAGGCGCTCATCCTCCCGGGGCTCGTCGTCGGGATATCCGAACTGATGGCCATCTCGGAGGTCTACATCACGAAGGAAGGGCTCCGGGCGCCGGCGGGCCCGGCGTTCCGAATCGAGGTGATGGACAGTGCTCCGGGCATCCTCGCGCTGATTCTGGTCGCCTACGGCATCGTCCTATCGGGATTCACCGGCGGAGTAATCGCCGCGGTCGGCGTGGTCTTCTACTTCATGTGCCGGGGACACGCCGAGCGGTTCGAGTTGATCGAGACCGTAAGCGGCTACGCGTGGGCGTTCTGGATAGGAGCATTCTTTATCTTTATGTTCCTTCCGGGGTACTGGTTCTTTGCTGTGATGATCGCCGGAGGAGCAATCCTCATCAAGGTGATGGCAAAGATGTCCCTTGTGGGAACGATGCGGGGAGGTGGTCCGGATGTTTAA
- a CDS encoding DUF2109 domain-containing protein produces MIALYLVAALAVFAAIRATLEKNTGRKLPYVNVMNFAIAASIVLLLNHPLSLVAAAAYFVGSTLEANAIASTYAGGERHG; encoded by the coding sequence GTGATCGCGCTCTACCTCGTGGCCGCTCTGGCGGTTTTTGCCGCGATCAGGGCGACTCTTGAGAAGAACACCGGCAGAAAGCTCCCCTACGTGAACGTCATGAACTTCGCCATTGCCGCCTCGATCGTCCTGCTGCTCAACCATCCTCTCTCCCTCGTTGCGGCCGCGGCCTACTTCGTCGGCTCGACGCTCGAGGCAAACGCCATAGCGAGCACGTATGCGGGGGGTGAGCGGCATGGATGA
- a CDS encoding 4Fe-4S binding protein: MRSIVYYVREFLRPEWLKKFFFVKTAPLVTPPYFKGYPTRTEKECTGCFTCMMICPAPDAIAVLRRKEQWEPEVYPGHCIRCGLCVEACPEGVLSSGRVLELAGRDATAFWHSYHLEVDESLCMRCGNCCVACPINRQIDPRLAATGTSTSDDVIMRVKGGRVQILHEEKCTGCKTCETQCPSGAMRVARMVEGVQFLDEVGS, encoded by the coding sequence ATGCGATCGATCGTCTACTACGTCCGGGAGTTCCTCAGGCCCGAATGGCTCAAGAAGTTCTTCTTCGTAAAGACCGCGCCGCTCGTGACGCCGCCCTACTTCAAGGGCTACCCGACCCGGACGGAGAAGGAGTGCACCGGGTGTTTCACCTGCATGATGATCTGCCCGGCACCCGACGCGATCGCCGTCCTCCGCAGAAAGGAGCAGTGGGAGCCCGAGGTCTACCCGGGTCACTGCATCCGGTGCGGTCTCTGTGTCGAGGCGTGCCCTGAGGGTGTACTCTCAAGCGGCCGCGTCCTGGAACTCGCCGGCCGCGATGCAACGGCGTTCTGGCACTCCTACCACCTGGAGGTCGACGAGAGCCTCTGCATGCGCTGCGGGAACTGCTGTGTCGCATGCCCGATCAACCGCCAGATCGATCCCCGGCTTGCGGCGACAGGGACATCAACAAGCGACGATGTGATCATGCGGGTCAAGGGCGGCCGGGTGCAGATCCTCCACGAGGAGAAGTGCACAGGCTGCAAGACCTGTGAAACCCAGTGCCCGAGCGGCGCGATGCGTGTCGCCCGGATGGTGGAAGGGGTGCAGTTCCTGGACGAGGTGGGGTCATGA
- a CDS encoding formylmethanofuran dehydrogenase subunit B, whose amino-acid sequence MIVKDAVCPFCGCLCDDIEVEIESGRVVGVTNACDLGATKFLGGERLKTPIRREGKTWKDISYDEAIRYAAEMLLDAERPLLYGWSGTHGEAQCVGVHMAELVRGVIDNTSSVCHGPSVLAIQEVGHPGCTLGVVKNRADVVIYWGSNPIDAHPRHLSRYTCYAEGFFLENSFRDRKVIVVDVRKTRTANIADEFVRVRPGGDYAVLSALRAIVRGKTDTIPPTVAGVTRDQLIRVADLCLNAKFGAVYFGLGLTMIPGKYKNVRNAIELVTELNRHTKFTISAMRGHYNVYGSNEVNTWMTGYPFAIDFSRGIAFYNPGETTAVDVLARKECDAALIVGSDPAAHFPRKCIEHLAEIPVVQLDPYPNATTAFCSVQIPVAVTGVDAEGTAYRMDGVPIRTKKVVSSDYPSDEDVLTRMYALMQEALKR is encoded by the coding sequence ATGATCGTTAAAGACGCGGTCTGCCCGTTCTGTGGATGTCTCTGCGACGATATTGAGGTCGAGATCGAGAGCGGCCGGGTGGTCGGCGTCACAAACGCCTGCGACCTGGGGGCGACGAAGTTCCTGGGCGGCGAGAGGCTCAAGACCCCCATCCGGCGCGAGGGGAAGACCTGGAAGGATATCTCCTATGATGAGGCCATTCGATACGCCGCCGAGATGCTCCTTGACGCCGAACGCCCGCTCCTCTACGGCTGGAGCGGCACCCATGGCGAGGCGCAGTGTGTCGGGGTTCACATGGCCGAACTGGTGCGGGGGGTGATCGACAACACCTCCTCGGTCTGCCACGGCCCATCCGTGCTGGCCATCCAGGAGGTCGGGCACCCGGGCTGCACGCTCGGCGTCGTGAAGAACCGGGCGGACGTTGTGATCTACTGGGGGTCAAACCCGATCGACGCCCACCCGCGTCACCTCTCGCGCTACACGTGTTACGCGGAGGGTTTTTTCCTGGAGAACTCGTTCCGCGACCGGAAGGTGATAGTCGTCGATGTCAGGAAGACCCGGACGGCAAACATTGCCGACGAGTTCGTCAGGGTCAGGCCCGGCGGGGATTATGCCGTCCTCTCGGCGCTCCGGGCGATCGTCAGGGGTAAGACCGACACCATCCCGCCGACGGTCGCGGGCGTCACGCGGGACCAGTTGATCCGGGTGGCAGACCTCTGCCTGAACGCGAAGTTCGGGGCGGTCTACTTCGGGCTCGGCCTCACCATGATCCCCGGGAAGTACAAGAACGTTCGGAATGCCATCGAGCTCGTCACGGAACTGAACAGGCACACGAAGTTTACCATATCGGCTATGCGTGGCCACTACAACGTCTACGGTTCGAACGAAGTCAACACATGGATGACAGGCTACCCCTTCGCTATCGACTTCTCCCGGGGCATCGCCTTCTACAACCCCGGGGAGACGACGGCGGTGGACGTCCTGGCTCGCAAAGAGTGCGACGCCGCGCTGATAGTCGGGAGCGACCCGGCCGCGCACTTCCCGCGCAAGTGCATCGAACACCTTGCTGAGATCCCTGTTGTCCAGCTCGACCCCTACCCCAACGCCACCACCGCGTTCTGCAGCGTCCAGATCCCTGTGGCGGTGACCGGGGTCGATGCGGAAGGAACAGCCTACCGGATGGACGGGGTGCCGATCCGGACAAAGAAGGTTGTGTCGAGCGATTACCCCTCCGATGAGGATGTCCTCACCCGGATGTATGCGTTGATGCAGGAGGCTCTGAAGCGATGA